The following is a genomic window from Peromyscus maniculatus bairdii isolate BWxNUB_F1_BW_parent chromosome 22, HU_Pman_BW_mat_3.1, whole genome shotgun sequence.
GACATGAACAAGATCTGTGTAGGGCAAGTGGAGGTGACTGGAGATGGATACAATGTGGAAAGCATTGATGGTCAGCCTGGTGCCTTCACTAGCTGGTTGGATGCAGGTCTTGCCCGAACTACAACTGCCAATAAAGTTCTTGGGGCCCTAAGGGAGCTGTGGATGGAGGCTTGTCTATTTCTCATAGTACCAAACGATTCTCTGGTTATGATTCTGAAAGCAAGGAGTTTAACACAGAGGTACACCGTAAGCACGTCATGGGTCAGAATGTGACAGACTACATGTGCTCCCTGATGGAGGAAGATGAAGATGCTTATAAGAAACAGTTCTCTCAGTACCTCAAGAACAATGTGACTCCAGACGTGCAGGAGATGTATAAGAAAGCTCATGCTGCTATCTGAGAGAATCCAGTCTATGAGAAGAAGCCCAAGAGAGAAGtgaagaagaagaggtggaaCCGACCCAAAATGTCTCTTCCCCAGAAGAGTGATCGGGTTGCTCAAAAGAAGGCAAGCTTCCTCAGAGCTCAGAAAAGGGCTGCTGAGAGCTAAAGCAATTTTCTATGAAGATTTTTTCATAAAGATAATAAACTTATTGACTAAGCAGCCATTTCTGTGTTGGTTAAGCTGTTATTATGAAACCGTAGGGGATAGCATGAAGGCATGAAAGCCAAGGAGTGGAGctcagatccacttgcctttgctgggattaagggcaagtaacaccacacctggctgagaaGTTTTTCCTCCCACAAAACAAGCTTAGCCCCATCCCGTCCTGTCctgtcccgtcccgtccccccaccccccgcccctaGAAAAAGCCATCTTACATGACAGAGCTCTTGGGTTTCTAGTCTTCCTGGAAGGAGTCACTATCATTTAGGTTGTCAAATCTGGTAAGCAACAGACCCATGACAATGCAGTTGAATGACAATGAAGTTCACAGACTTAACAATTTGAGCCAAAAGGGTTGGGGCTTTTCTAGCTTTCATTTTACACAGCTGTTGAAAGGTATGTGTCAGACCTGAATATACATAGGAAAATAAACTGGAAGGGTCAAATACTAAACCTTGAATTTACAAGGAAAAGAACTAAGTGATACAATTTATGCCTTTTAAGAAATAGCTCTTCATCCCACAAGAAGTAAAAATTGTCTTCTGTGATTTATACCAGTCTGGATTTATCTGTATGTCAGCTGAGGTGGTTCAGGGTTTGATCACCTCTGGTCTTAAAATGTCAGGCTCTGCTTTGTGGAACTTGGCACTTCATGAAAACAGTCACTACACCCCAGCCTAAGATGTGTGTGGGTTGGTTGATTTCTAAGATGATACCATCGGATCTAATTTCAGTCACAGTGGTAACTGCATGTTAACATGTGGAATACATGGTGAAGCTAAGTCATTCCAGCCGCTTCCTCCATCTGAAGTTAAAATGTGTAAGTATAATACAATAAACCATGCTATAAACCCAACCTTTTAATAAAaggagtcatttaaaaaaaagaattttgagttTTTCCACATGGCACATAGCTTTGGATTCAGCTTTCCTGTCATAATTTTTTGTGAATTTTCTGTGGATTATATTGAATTTGTGTTGTAAATCAAACATGCTTAACATCATCTTCTTGTTGttgaaaatacataattttaatagtgttatttcaaaagtataaaagggtaaattatacTATTCTCTATAATCACTTTTAGCAAATATAGGAAATGTGTGAAACTGATTTGAAATAATGTACAGAGACATACAAAGAAGATGTCAGTATAGTTTAGTGACAGAATACATTGTGTTCACATGAAAGATATCGCATTAAGTGTAATATAATTATGGAAGCAAAAATAGTAAAACATGATCCAGAATTTCACAATGAACTGAATGTGACATGGGATTGTGTAATGGTGTGCAAAATAATCTCTGATAGCAGTAGGTTGGGATTTTCCATAGATATCAACTAAAATTAGTTGAAAGCATGTTGCATTGGAATCGTTGTTATAAAATTGCACTTATTTAGTGTGAGTGTAGTGATGCATTTGGACACAGTACCTACACCTGAGCAACCCTGTTACACCAAATAAGAGTAAACCATGTTCTTCAGACGTTCTCTTTAGTGACATTAGTAGACTATCTGAAGGTAAGTGATATAAAATCAGTGGTTAATTTTAGTGTACTGAAAATAACATGTCTTCAGCTGTATGACTAATAGTACTTAAAATAATAGCAAATTTCTTATACTAAAAAGTACCAAATTTTGTCAGGCAATGGTGATGCATacatgaaatcccagcacttaggaggcagagacacgtggatctctgagtttgaggacagccttgtctacagaccTAGTTCCAGGGCTCCACAatggaaatcctgtcttggaatactgaaaaaaaaaaaaaggaaaaaattgctGTTAATTATACAACGTGCATAAGACTCTTCACATAGTAAATTACAAGCAATGAATATAAGCAAGTATATATTAAGGTTTTCTACAGACATTTCCTGAGAGAATTTATCAAAACTGATGTaagtaataataatgaaaagaaaaggcctTGGAAAACAATACCCTGACTTCATATAATTTATTAagtgttataaatatatataactcTTAACTTCATGGAAACTGCATAAAGGTAAGATTTCATGTACATAAGTGAGTAAAGAGCTTGTGGGTAAACTTaagcagaacaaaatgaaatttcaaagcaACGTGTTCATCCAAGCTTTTATTCTATTGCTTAAATTCTATACAAATTTAAGGGGAAAGTGGACAAGAAGGTAACAGGACAAAGCACATTTTATACTTACATAAAAGCATCATAATGAAATCCATGTTGTACATAATTAATGTATACCAAcagacacactttttaaaaaaaaaaaaaaaactttcaatggCTCGTGAGGTTGACCTCATGCCTCAGCACACATGGAAGGGCACTCCATGTTTTGGTGCTGGAAGTGAGGCAAGATCTTAGAGATATTTATCACGACCTTGTTCTACCTCTATAACACACCTCTGGTTTCTAAACGTCCTTCCCTATAGTATTGGCTGATCAGGAAAGGGTCAGGAAAAGCTGATGCACTATTGTATGGTGAGGAATCGAACACCCACAGCAGCTTTTGCTtacactcctgtgtgtgtgtgtgtgtgtgtgtgtgtgtttcccttgttCTGTGCTGTGATAACTGGAGTGATGCAAGTGGTAGAAACAATGAGCACACAGGCAAGGACCAAGACTGTGTGCAGTGCACTGCTTTATTAGATCAGTGCTACTCGCTGCCATGACTTCTTTACTCCCTGAGTGAGTCCTCCAACAGAGGACTTCCAGAGCTTTCAGTGAGGCTAACTGGTTTGAGGAGACTCCAGGTGCCCATTGCAGCAGCGAGAAgattttaaggaaagtttttctgACAGAGGGAGCCCTTCTTCATCCTCATAGGACCTGGAAAACATTTGCTGACATCCTTCTCCACAGGGAACCCTCTCCTGTGCATTTGACCTCCCTCTGCCCCTTGCCAGCTCTGCCCCTGCCCTCTGATCACCTTTATCAACTTCTGTCTTCACAGTGGACAGCATCCTCTCAACACAGGCCTTTGGGGCTAATATGACTAACCAGGAGGATGCTGGTAGGTTTCCAAACCCCTGGATGTTCACAGCTGCAGGCCTATAACAAGGaatagctattttttttatttaatgtcatTTCTTTAACAAGACTTAAAAGAATAGGTAAAATGATTGTTACCCCTAAAGCAATTTGTTGTATCTCTAGTTCTTATAATCATGGGTCTCTTGAAAACCTGACTAAattgtcagggaccaaacatgaaccatggaaaagtacaagctaggccagagaacaagccacaggccctaaaccaGGTGCCCTCAAAGATAAAGAACATCCCaaggtcaggtagcatagcaacagaacaatgggccctgaccagtgacctGATCACCTAGGACAACATCCTGCAGCCTCACAACCTGCACGTCCCCCCTTAGCTACACATCTGGCACATcctgcaccccttccctccttcctgccccctgcccctccgATGCTATATAAGatttgctgaggagaataaaatttgcagcttgatcagaaccctgtcttgctgtcGTCCTTCatgtctctccatcccttccaTCCTCTCCTACAGGTGGGTCACCCCCATTGACACCCCACTGGCCAGGGCACTAAATCACTAGGTGCTTACAGAGCATGGCCACCAACCAAGCAGGAGAATAAGGATTCAGAGCTATTTTGGCATGGAGTAATGACACCAAGGTGTGAAATGTCTGTGAAGCAGTCACTGCTCAATATTGCTAGCCCATTTAGTATTTTCTCTTTCGTGTTAGTgtagcccctccccccaaaaccaaacatacattttatttttcctatattCAGTTTGACTTTAACAACTTTCTAAAAATGCAAACACTGATCAGCACAGCAAACCTGCCTTCTGAACACCACATATTGCCCAGGTAACATATCATAGGCATTCATGACCACAAGCACTACTGGTCCTCTAGAAACAAATCAGAGAGAAGCTACCTGATGGCCGTGGAAGTGTGCATGATGTCTTGGATCAGAGGCACATCCACAGTGATGATCATGGAGGCTACTCCTGTAAAGTAGAAAGTCTTCAGGGCCATCTCAGTGCCTGGCTCACCAAGACTCTGCACAAAGGGCACCCACTGCAGAACCTGACTCCATCTGTGTCCTAGAAGAAAGGGCACAGAAAAGGATATGATGCACCAAGGAAAAGTCCATCAGAAATGCTAGGAACAGACTTCAGGTTATTGCCTCTTAAAAGGAAATATATAGATCTTGTTGGGTTTACGATGGATATAGCAATGGCCCAGGCATTTGTGTCAGAGGAAGAGGCTGGCACAGTCAAGAACAAGAAGAGTGAGATGGTCAGTGTGACTAAATTCTGTGTGGTCAGCTTGTGTGTACTGGGTGGGTGTCCACTGTTTGGTGTCGTTCACAGTAGTCTGTTCTTGCTGTGTACTGAAGGTGACCAGAGACCTGGAATCTGCCATACATAACAAGAGTTTCCTTATGGGCAGAAGATGTTCAGGACATTATTTTGCAGGTCTTTCCATGCAGAAGTCTACAGTGCAGTTGGAGACTCCAGAGTCAAGGCACAAATCTGCTCTAAGCCTGGAAACGATGCT
Proteins encoded in this region:
- the LOC102910000 gene encoding zinc finger protein 562-like isoform X2 — translated: MGNRDQNTVTYDDVHVDFTCEEWTLLDPSQKILYKDVMLETYRNLTAIGHRWSQVLQWVPFVQSLGEPGTEMALKTFYFTGVASMIITVDVPLIQDIMHTSTAISIPRQDFHCGALELGL